In Phreatobacter aquaticus, a single genomic region encodes these proteins:
- a CDS encoding methyl-accepting chemotaxis protein: MARFEMLQLKTIGSKLMVTTTVTLLAAAAAVGYAGYRQQASLSDMAIEAALQQRYDAIVAAMNEQGQRALGVAATLANDPRVGAAIAANDRLGFIERFKPLSLTLRDDLKLALISVQFTNGTNFARVHAPQAFGDNVIGRRLMVRDAIQTGRTQLGIEPGRDNVSIFASVPTMHEGKLVGITDIGAVLGPDFLADLKRRFSVDVAMHLVEGGKLNSLASTFASKTLLELPAHQAAMTAPTHWVESTLGGRPVAVLAGPLRNYSGNPIGTVEVAVDTSVFVAARNYALLVLGIATALAVLAGIGAALLLTRHLGLPIRALNETMTALAGGDHGRTVPSTQRSDEIGAMARAVEVFRTNAIERERLEAVTTSETGARLARQGRIDTLVRDFSSSIGSVLDGVGANARMMEETARNLTGIAASAAGQADEASGASRQASNNVQSVAAASEELSASINEIATQVAQTNDVVIRASREAEDANHRVKALALAANRIGEVLNLIRDIAEQTNLLALNATIEAARAGEAGRGFAVVASEVKSLAGQTAKATEEIAAQISSVQSETTTAVRTIEAIAATMEEVSRYAGAVASAIEQQRSATGEISQNVQAAATGTARVVDNITSVTASSAETNASASDVLSAARSLSEQSVSLGKTVEGFLAEVRAA, translated from the coding sequence ATGGCGCGCTTTGAGATGCTTCAGCTGAAAACAATCGGGTCCAAGCTGATGGTGACCACGACAGTCACCTTGCTCGCAGCAGCAGCGGCGGTCGGATATGCCGGTTACCGCCAGCAGGCATCGCTGTCCGACATGGCCATCGAGGCCGCATTGCAGCAGCGTTATGATGCGATCGTCGCAGCGATGAACGAACAGGGTCAGCGGGCCTTGGGTGTCGCCGCCACCCTCGCCAATGACCCGCGTGTCGGCGCCGCCATCGCCGCCAATGATCGCCTGGGCTTCATCGAGCGTTTCAAGCCGCTCTCCCTCACCCTGCGGGACGATCTCAAGCTCGCGCTGATCAGCGTCCAGTTCACCAATGGCACCAATTTCGCGCGCGTCCACGCGCCCCAGGCCTTCGGCGACAATGTGATCGGCCGTCGCCTGATGGTTCGCGACGCCATCCAGACCGGCCGCACGCAGCTGGGCATCGAGCCCGGTCGCGACAACGTGTCGATCTTCGCCAGCGTACCCACCATGCACGAGGGCAAGCTCGTCGGCATTACCGACATTGGCGCGGTCCTGGGCCCGGATTTCCTCGCCGACCTCAAGCGCCGGTTTTCGGTCGATGTCGCGATGCACCTGGTCGAAGGCGGCAAGCTGAATTCCCTCGCTTCGACCTTTGCCTCCAAGACGCTTCTTGAACTGCCGGCCCACCAGGCCGCGATGACGGCCCCCACCCACTGGGTCGAATCAACCCTCGGCGGTCGCCCAGTCGCCGTCCTCGCTGGCCCGCTGCGCAATTATTCCGGCAATCCGATCGGCACCGTCGAAGTGGCGGTCGACACATCGGTCTTCGTCGCGGCCCGCAACTACGCGCTCCTGGTGCTCGGTATCGCAACGGCGCTGGCGGTCCTGGCCGGCATCGGCGCGGCCCTGCTGCTCACCCGCCATCTCGGCCTGCCGATTCGCGCGCTCAATGAGACGATGACGGCGCTCGCCGGTGGCGATCATGGCCGTACGGTTCCCTCCACCCAGCGCAGCGACGAGATCGGCGCCATGGCGCGCGCCGTCGAGGTGTTCCGCACCAACGCCATCGAGCGCGAGCGCCTCGAAGCCGTGACCACCTCCGAAACCGGCGCGCGGCTGGCGCGCCAGGGCCGGATCGACACGCTGGTGCGCGACTTCTCGTCCTCGATTGGCTCGGTGCTCGACGGTGTCGGCGCCAATGCGCGGATGATGGAAGAGACCGCGCGCAACCTCACCGGTATCGCCGCCTCCGCGGCCGGCCAGGCGGACGAGGCCTCGGGCGCGTCGCGTCAGGCATCGAACAACGTCCAGTCGGTGGCCGCCGCGTCGGAAGAGCTGTCCGCCTCGATCAACGAGATCGCCACCCAGGTCGCCCAGACCAATGACGTGGTGATCCGCGCAAGCCGCGAGGCCGAGGACGCCAATCACCGCGTCAAGGCGCTGGCGCTGGCGGCGAACCGCATCGGTGAGGTTCTGAACCTCATCCGCGACATTGCCGAACAGACCAACCTGCTGGCGCTCAACGCCACGATCGAGGCGGCACGCGCCGGTGAAGCCGGCCGCGGCTTCGCGGTCGTTGCCTCCGAGGTCAAGTCGCTGGCCGGCCAAACCGCCAAGGCCACCGAAGAGATCGCGGCCCAGATCAGCTCGGTCCAGAGCGAAACGACCACAGCGGTCCGGACGATCGAGGCGATCGCCGCGACCATGGAGGAAGTCTCGCGCTATGCCGGCGCGGTGGCGAGCGCCATCGAGCAGCAGCGCTCGGCCACCGGCGAGATTTCGCAGAACGTCCAGGCGGCCGCCACCGGCACCGCACGCGTCGTCGACAACATCACCAGCGTCACCGCCTCCTCCGCCGAGACCAATGCCTCGGCGAGCGATGTGCTGTCGGCGGCCCGCAGCCTGTCAGAACAGTCGGTCTCGCTCGGCAAGACGGTCGAGGGCTTCCTGGCCGAGGTTCGCGCGGCCTGA
- the lon gene encoding endopeptidase La: protein MSETKKRPPLTPGESKSFPVLPLRDIVVFPHMIVPLFVGREKSIRALEEVMRAETHILLATQMKAQDDDPAPDSIYEIGTLATVLQLLKLPDGTVKVLVEGVSRARVSAYSDREEFYEADAAVIGDEIDDKVQVQALARSVITEFEGYVKLNKKVSPEIVSVVGQIEDASKLADTVASHLAVKIADKQTVLETIDVSKRLEKVLGLMESEISVLQVEKKIRTRVKRQMEKTQREYYLNEQMKAIQKELGDEDGRDELVELEDKIKRTKLSKEARDKANHELKKLRQMSPMSAEATVVRNYLDWMLSLPWGKKSKIKKDLAGAQSLLDHDHFGLDKVKDRIVEYLAVQQRANKLTGPILCLVGPPGVGKTSLGKSIAKATGREFVRISLGGVRDEAEIRGHRRTYIGSMPGKIIQSMKKAKTANPLFLLDEIDKMGQDFRGDPSAALLEVLDPEQNATFNDHYLEVDFDLSSVMFVTTANTLNIPPALLDRMETIRIAGYTEDEKREIAKKHLIPNAIKKHGLSEKEWSITDEALMFVVQRYTREAGVRNLEREMSNLVRKGVKDLTLTKKKTIKVTPKVVEEYLGVPRYRYGMAETEDQVGAVTGLAWTEVGGELLTIEAVMMPGKGRMTVTGNLKDVMKESISAAASYVRSRSLAFGIKPTLFDKRDIHVHVPEGATPKDGPSAGIAMATAIISVLTGIPIRKDIAMTGEVTLRGRALPIGGLKEKLLAALRGGLKTVLIPEENAKDLAEIPDNVKNGLEIIPVSHMDEVIKHALIRQPEPIEWDEDAEPVQGRKVGDEDAAAAIAH from the coding sequence ATGAGCGAGACCAAGAAGCGGCCGCCCCTCACCCCCGGCGAATCGAAGAGCTTCCCGGTTCTTCCGCTGCGCGACATCGTTGTGTTCCCGCACATGATCGTGCCGCTGTTCGTCGGCCGCGAGAAGTCGATTCGCGCCCTCGAAGAGGTGATGCGCGCGGAGACCCATATCCTGCTGGCAACCCAGATGAAGGCGCAGGACGATGATCCAGCGCCGGACTCGATCTATGAGATCGGGACGCTGGCGACTGTCCTGCAGCTCCTGAAGCTGCCCGATGGCACCGTGAAGGTGCTGGTCGAGGGCGTGTCCCGTGCCCGTGTGTCGGCCTATTCCGATCGCGAGGAGTTCTATGAGGCCGACGCCGCCGTCATTGGCGACGAGATCGACGACAAGGTGCAGGTCCAGGCGCTGGCCCGCTCGGTGATCACCGAGTTCGAAGGCTATGTGAAACTGAACAAGAAGGTCTCGCCCGAGATCGTTTCCGTGGTCGGCCAGATCGAGGATGCCTCGAAGCTCGCCGATACGGTTGCCTCGCATCTGGCGGTGAAGATCGCCGACAAGCAGACCGTGCTCGAAACCATCGACGTGTCGAAGCGCCTGGAGAAGGTGCTCGGCCTGATGGAGAGCGAGATCTCGGTCCTGCAGGTCGAGAAGAAGATCCGCACCCGCGTGAAGCGGCAGATGGAGAAGACCCAGCGCGAGTATTATCTCAACGAGCAGATGAAGGCGATCCAGAAGGAGCTCGGCGATGAAGATGGCCGGGACGAACTGGTCGAGCTCGAAGACAAGATCAAGCGCACCAAGCTCTCCAAGGAAGCGCGCGACAAGGCCAATCACGAGCTGAAGAAGCTCCGGCAGATGTCGCCGATGTCGGCGGAAGCCACCGTCGTGCGCAACTATCTCGACTGGATGCTGTCGCTGCCCTGGGGCAAGAAGTCGAAGATCAAGAAGGACCTCGCCGGCGCGCAGTCCCTGCTCGATCACGACCATTTCGGCCTCGACAAGGTCAAGGACCGCATCGTCGAGTACCTGGCCGTGCAGCAGCGTGCGAACAAGCTGACCGGGCCGATCCTCTGCCTCGTCGGGCCTCCCGGCGTCGGCAAGACCTCGCTCGGCAAGTCGATCGCCAAGGCAACGGGGCGCGAATTCGTCCGCATCTCGCTCGGTGGCGTGCGTGACGAGGCCGAGATCCGTGGCCATCGGCGGACCTATATCGGTTCCATGCCGGGCAAGATCATCCAGTCGATGAAGAAGGCGAAGACGGCGAACCCGCTGTTCCTGCTCGATGAGATCGACAAGATGGGCCAGGATTTCCGCGGCGATCCCTCCGCGGCGCTTCTGGAGGTGCTGGATCCTGAGCAGAACGCGACGTTCAACGACCATTACCTCGAGGTCGATTTCGACCTGTCGAGCGTCATGTTCGTGACGACCGCCAATACGCTCAACATCCCGCCGGCGCTGCTCGACCGCATGGAGACGATCCGCATCGCGGGTTACACCGAGGACGAGAAGCGCGAGATCGCCAAGAAGCACCTGATCCCGAATGCCATCAAGAAGCATGGCCTGTCGGAGAAGGAATGGTCGATCACCGACGAGGCCCTCATGTTCGTGGTCCAGCGCTATACCCGTGAGGCGGGCGTGCGAAACCTGGAGCGTGAGATGTCCAATCTCGTCCGCAAGGGCGTGAAGGACCTCACCTTGACCAAGAAGAAGACGATCAAGGTGACGCCGAAGGTGGTCGAGGAATATCTCGGCGTGCCGCGCTATCGCTATGGCATGGCGGAGACCGAGGATCAGGTGGGCGCCGTCACCGGCCTTGCCTGGACCGAAGTCGGCGGTGAGCTTTTGACGATCGAAGCCGTGATGATGCCCGGCAAGGGCCGCATGACGGTGACGGGCAACCTGAAGGACGTGATGAAGGAATCGATCAGTGCCGCCGCATCCTATGTGCGGTCGCGCTCGCTCGCTTTCGGCATCAAGCCCACGCTGTTCGACAAGCGGGACATCCATGTCCACGTTCCCGAGGGTGCGACCCCGAAGGACGGTCCCTCGGCCGGCATCGCGATGGCAACCGCCATCATCTCGGTGCTGACCGGCATCCCGATCCGCAAGGACATCGCCATGACCGGCGAGGTGACATTGCGGGGCAGGGCGCTGCCGATCGGCGGCCTGAAGGAGAAGCTGCTTGCCGCGTTGCGCGGTGGTCTGAAGACGGTCCTCATCCCCGAGGAGAACGCCAAGGACCTCGCCGAGATCCCGGACAATGTGAAGAACGGGCTGGAGATCATCCCGGTTTCGCACATGGACGAGGTGATCAAGCACGCGCTGATCCGTCAGCCCGAACCGATCGAGTGGGACGAGGACGCAGAACCCGTTCAGGGCCGCAAGGTCGGCGACGAGGATGCGGCCGCGGCCATCGCCCACTGA
- a CDS encoding HU family DNA-binding protein — protein MTKNELIAAVAEQASLTKAQAGAAVDATFGIIEATLKSGGDVKLVGFGAFSVSNRAAREGRDPRTGKPVKIAASKAPKFSAGKGLKDAVNS, from the coding sequence GTGACCAAAAACGAACTGATCGCCGCGGTCGCCGAGCAGGCGAGCCTCACCAAGGCGCAGGCGGGTGCTGCCGTCGATGCCACGTTCGGCATCATCGAAGCCACCCTCAAGTCGGGCGGCGATGTGAAGCTCGTCGGCTTCGGAGCATTTTCGGTGTCCAACCGCGCCGCTCGCGAGGGCCGTGATCCGCGCACCGGCAAGCCCGTGAAGATCGCCGCCTCGAAGGCGCCGAAGTTCTCGGCCGGCAAGGGCCTCAAGGATGCCGTCAACTCCTGA
- a CDS encoding AbrB family transcriptional regulator → MGSLIDKLRSGPFGPSRFPYRRFGLALALGLAGGTLFAFARLPLPWMLGAMTICTLAALLRAPVGAPPIIRPPMSAIIGVMLGSGFSPSILANIGGWVPTLIGLVVFMIACGVTVVAYFRLVGGYDWTTSFFSGMPGGLVEMVTYGEERGGDARVIALVHSSRILMVVMTLPFAIQWIEGVAINRAAGSVSITNAPLSTWGWLIGCAVVGVYVGRLLRLPASVLLGPMLASALVHLSGLSDFKPPFEVINVAQLVLGVVIGCRFAGTASATVMRILALSVGSTIILLCWMTGFAYVVSRFSSYDMESLVLAYSPGGLAEMSLIAVSLHAEVAFVAAHHVVRVFLVMISAPLLFKIIGQPAGSPPPAD, encoded by the coding sequence GTGGGATCTCTGATCGACAAGCTCCGCTCCGGTCCGTTCGGGCCATCGCGCTTTCCCTATCGCCGCTTCGGTCTGGCCCTGGCGCTTGGTCTTGCCGGCGGCACGCTGTTCGCCTTCGCGCGGCTGCCGCTGCCCTGGATGCTCGGTGCCATGACCATCTGCACGCTGGCTGCGCTCCTGCGCGCGCCGGTCGGTGCGCCGCCGATCATCCGGCCGCCCATGTCGGCGATCATCGGCGTCATGCTCGGCTCCGGGTTCAGCCCCTCGATCCTTGCCAATATCGGCGGCTGGGTGCCGACGCTGATCGGTCTCGTGGTCTTCATGATCGCCTGCGGCGTGACCGTCGTCGCCTATTTCCGCCTGGTCGGCGGCTACGACTGGACCACCTCGTTCTTCTCCGGCATGCCCGGCGGCCTGGTCGAGATGGTGACCTATGGCGAGGAGCGGGGAGGCGATGCACGCGTGATCGCGCTGGTCCATTCCTCGCGCATCCTGATGGTGGTCATGACCTTGCCCTTCGCGATCCAGTGGATCGAGGGTGTCGCGATCAACCGCGCGGCAGGCTCCGTCTCCATCACGAATGCGCCGCTGTCGACCTGGGGCTGGCTGATCGGCTGCGCCGTCGTCGGCGTCTATGTGGGCCGCCTCCTGAGACTTCCGGCAAGCGTGCTGCTCGGCCCCATGCTGGCAAGCGCGCTGGTCCATCTCTCGGGCCTGAGCGATTTCAAGCCGCCCTTCGAGGTGATCAATGTCGCGCAGCTCGTGCTTGGCGTGGTCATCGGCTGCCGCTTTGCCGGGACCGCCAGCGCCACTGTCATGCGAATCCTGGCGCTATCGGTCGGGTCGACGATCATCCTGCTCTGCTGGATGACGGGCTTTGCCTATGTGGTGTCGCGGTTTTCCAGCTACGATATGGAATCGCTGGTTCTGGCCTATTCGCCGGGCGGTCTTGCCGAAATGAGCCTGATCGCCGTGTCGCTGCACGCGGAGGTGGCCTTCGTCGCGGCCCATCATGTCGTCCGGGTGTTCCTGGTGATGATCTCGGCGCCGCTGCTGTTCAAGATCATCGGCCAACCGGCGGGGTCGCCCCCGCCGGCCGATTGA